The window aaaaccgATAGAACGAATCGAAGTTCAGAAGCTTGACAGTAGCCCTCAAGCCACTAACCGTAACAACGAAAAAGCTACTCATGGCGGAAATATCGATAACATAACCCAATTACAAAAGCAATACAAAGGCAAAAAGGGTCACAAATCTGCTAAATTCGGCGAAAAAAAAGGTCACAAAAAAGGTCATAAAACCAGAGGTTACAACAACCGTTTTCATAAAGATGAATATGTGAAAGAACATAAATTGTATGGAGATGGATACAGGAATAATCAaagaaatcaatataaaaacgcACATGATGCTTCGGCTAAAAAGCGTACTTCATACGAAAAATCAAACAAACGCAACCACGGTTATAGTGAAGATAAGTTTGGGAAGAAAGGCGTCGACGATGTTGGGAAATTCGATAAAAGGCACAAAGATTTTGAAAGAGATTCCAACCATCAACAGTATAATAACCATCAcactaaaaatattgaactgaAAGAAGCTACCAATCCGTATCCAAATCACAGACcgtattaaatatatatttgtttattaatttttttattaaaaaataataataatattgaagcagataatgttttgattattatataatattaaaaacgacattctaacctcaaattacTGCTGCAAGATTTAATTTACTTGAGGAACACATTTTATTGCTGTTTCTTTTCCGCTGTTTCTATAAACCTTTAATCATTATGTTTGTCTCTTTTCTTCCTACTAAGTGATTCAATTACGAAAAAACGGTATCGCGCCATCTAGTGAAAACTTACAAAAAGCCTAGTTAGCTAAAAACCACTACAAGTTGGAAAAAAAACGTGTTGTCGCAAAAATTAAAAGGtttgttaataatttcatacacttttaaaaaatcacaatattagaaaaatcacaCGAAAGGCTTATTTCTTTGACAACCACTGTTGACGTAGATGTCTGCAGATCAGGTAGTTGGCAATACATAACCAAGATGGACGACTGCGGGGACGTTCACGAACAGGAAAGCGACAGGTACGTGAATAGCGCAAAATAGCAAAATTTTTGCTGGTCAAATGGGCAAATTTGTCACTCTGGTCTTCTGTAGTTGGAGTCGTATGCAACCTCTAATATTATAAGAATACGTACTCTCgattgtttttgataaaaacaacaaaaacattttattgggCATGATGCCGAACATAAAAGCCTTGGGGCTATACTGAGGTTGCTTTATGTTCACTGACACACGAGGGGGCATAATCGGGGGAGGGGTGTAAGAGACAAAGAatgcaaaaatatatacaaatattgttTGATCTCTTTACTGGTTTACAATTGGCTTGGGCTGTGGAAGTAGCTGTGGTTGCCGTACGGGGGGGCTTCTTCTGCACCTACTGCGAGGAAATTGCTGCTGCTAGCCCGAAGAAAGTAATATTAGTAGAGGACAATGACGAAAATCCTGATCATCCCTCTTCCCTCTAATTGATTAATTCCTAATCGTCAAGGATTGTCGTGAGGGAAAATAGTACTAATGGATAGAAGAAGAAACATcggaaagaaattttttttcagaatgatAGAATTTGTGTAGCTAAAACTTTATAGAATATTAGCTATATGTGTTGAAGCATTTATATTTagttgtatatatttatatatgaataaaagtGATGCCAAGAGCAGCTAGAACTCGCTTTGTAGCAAACTAGTCATAAATATCCATACGACGTGCTCTTATGATGTTAGAGGTTGCATACGACTTCAACTGCAAAAGACCAGAGAGCAAAATGTGTCTATTTAACCAGAAAACTCGAAAATTTTAACAGCACTATACCCTTATCTGTCGCTTTCCGGATCGGTAACGGCCCCAAAGTCCATTTTGATGATGAAACTAATTTTTGACGGCTCTAGCAAAACATTTTGTCGTGCGTTTTTGTctagtttcataattttttcaaagagCATGAAATTCTGAACATACATTGTAATTTTCGCCGATTGTTTTCCatcttataatttataataccTGTCCTAAAACTTAAATAGATTTCACAGTATTTATTTCTTGCCAGGATTATAATCTTTTCCCTAACTTcattagaatttattcaataaaaacatcctattataactaattatgtgaaaaatgctttaaaaatgatcatttcataaaaaagtagCCGACTTTTGATTAAAAACCacgatatttccaataaatatatcGCTTGAAGcctgattttaataatttagatagaagtcaaaaaactaattatagGTTATGTAGCTGTCAAAATAATAGAATGCTAAATGTAATCGTTTAATTTTATTAAGCCTCTTAACTAGGCTTTTACCTTGAATTAGTCAAAGGAGAAAATAACGTACACTATAAAATTACCATGTTGAACATACCTCATTTAAGTATATTACTCATAATGTAATATTAAACATTAGAGAAGATTTGTGACACATTATACATCAGAAGTTATTGgaaaatttgtgtatttttcgtatttgtataAAGTAATGAGGTAGTTTATaagtataatatattaatagtaAGTCATATCCA of the Diorhabda carinulata isolate Delta chromosome 7, icDioCari1.1, whole genome shotgun sequence genome contains:
- the LOC130896878 gene encoding component of gems protein 1-like encodes the protein KPIERIEVQKLDSSPQATNRNNEKATHGGNIDNITQLQKQYKGKKGHKSAKFGEKKGHKKGHKTRGYNNRFHKDEYVKEHKLYGDGYRNNQRNQYKNAHDASAKKRTSYEKSNKRNHGYSEDKFGKKGVDDVGKFDKRHKDFERDSNHQQYNNHHTKNIELKEATNPYPNHRPY